Within Paenibacillus sabinae T27, the genomic segment TCGCAGTTGTCGTATTGTTCCGCCAAAAGATCAAAGAGGTGATCTCGGATCTGATCGATACCGCCGGCGAAAAGAGCCAGGAAGTATTTGAAGAATAATCCGATTGCGATGCTGAACAAAATCCGTAACGACGAAGGAAGCTTCACCGTCGAGGCGG encodes:
- a CDS encoding Flp1 family type IVb pilin — translated: MLAIVEKSKSFWRDEEGLGTLEMILIIAVLVAVVVLFRQKIKEVISDLIDTAGEKSQEVFEE